Proteins encoded in a region of the Trypanosoma brucei gambiense DAL972 chromosome 11, complete sequence genome:
- a CDS encoding replication factor C large subunit, putative, producing MMTSSPSSIEVPHSWAEKYKPKTIAQMCYPVTANKLKQWMEEFEANSSKMRGALLSGPPGVGKTTSVYVVASELGRVVVEYNASDFRSRKSLRENVSTVVNNRTFSNTSSSYANIVLLMDEVDGCDIGGVGEVIQMIKNTNVPIICTCNDRWHPKLRSLLNHVEDIRAGRPPCNIVANYLCDKVLAREGISLSKQLLQDIIQRSGSDIRSMLNNLQMWCINQTSLQQKKLAECALQSAKDGDVGLFEAAEVFLLQGSSRGRPRSIEELQSTFYNSDLVDMFVQENYLHFKPEDRDWMDAVAEAASSISLSDLAQRIMFFENNWSVSRSHVLLSSIIPCALTRGHYETFVTGQQAIFDRQRPVKFPSWLGQNSAAGKNKRLLRCLTFQAMGHSKGISGTQEDVLLDYIPRAWESRLTDPLAQRGKDAIPEVIAFMDQYHIMRDDWEFIQSVAHFKKMQSASPNPAAGDIPGGIKAAFTREFNKTHRLESFAKGALQRVATDGIGFGEGEEDNEEEGSVAGASRPTAKKASAKTAAKPKKAAKKEGNENAKPKKAAAKTAKPAGRRGRKATLVDSDSEPEFESYSSDDY from the coding sequence ATGATGACCAGCAGTCCGAGTTCCATTGAAGTGCCCCACTCGTGGGCGGAGAAGTACAAACCAAAAACCATTGCACAGATGTGTTACCCCGTTACCGCAAATAAGTTGAAGCAATGGATGGAAGAATTTGAAGCCAATAGTTCCAAAATGAGGGGAGCACTACTCTCGGGACCACCTGGTGTTGGTAAGACGACATCTGTTTATGTTGTGGCTTCCGAGCTCGggcgtgttgttgttgaataCAACGCCAGCGACTTCCGCAGCAGAAAATCACTGCGGGAGAATGTTAGCACCGTAGTTAATAACCGCACTTTCAGCAACACTTCCTCCTCCTACGCTAATATTGTGCTGCTGATGGACGAAGTGGATGGGTGCGACATTGGCGGTGTCGGAGAAGTTATTCAAATGATCAAGAACACCAACGTGCCAATCATCTGCACGTGCAACGACCGGTGGCATCCAAAATTGCGCTCACTGCTGAACCACGTGGAAGACATCCGCGCTGGTCGACCCCCGTGTAACATAGTTGCCAACTACCTTTGTGATAAGGTACTGGCTCGCGAAGGCATCTCTCTTTCTAAACAGCTTCTGCAGGACATCATACAGCGATCGGGAAGCGACATCCGCAGCATGCTCAACAATCTGCAAATGTGGTGCATCAACCAAACATCACTTCAGCAGAAGAAACTTGCGGAGTGCGCACTGCAGTCAGCAAAAGATGGTGATGTTGGCCTATTTGAAGCCGCCGAGGTATTTCTTCTGCAGGGGTCGTCGCGTGGTAGGCCCCGTTCCATTGAAGAGCTCCAGTCCACGTTCTACAACTCGGACCTTGTGGACATGTTCGTGCAGGAAAACTACCTTCACTTCAAACCTGAGGACCGTGATTGGATGGATGCAGTTGCCGAGGCAGCGTCTTCAATTTCACTCTCGGATCTAGCGCAACGTATTATGTTCTTTGAGAACAACTGGTCCGTATCCCGCTCCCACGTACTTCTCTCCAGTATTATACCGTGTGCCCTAACCCGTGGTCATTACGAAACTTTTGTGACGGGGCAGCAGGCCATATTTGATCGACAACGCCCTGTGAAGTTTCCTTCATGGCTTGGTCAAAATTCAGCTGctggtaaaaacaaaaggctGCTTCGGTGCTTGACATTTCAGGCGATGGGTCACTCGAAGGGTATTAGCGGTACACAAGAGGATGTTCTGCTTGATTACATACCACGTGCCTGGGAGAGCAGACTTACCGACCCATTAGCACAACGGGGGAAGGATGCCATTCCGGAAGTAATTGCTTTCATGGATCAGTACCACATCATGCGTGATGACTGGGAATTTATCCAGTCTGTTGCACACTTTAAGAAAATGCAGTCGGCGTCTCCAAACCCTGCTGCAGGAGATATTCCAGGAGGTATAAAAGCAGCCTTCACGCGAGAGTTCAACAAGACACATCGTTTGGAAAGCTTTGCGAAGGGGGCGCTGCAACGGGTTGCCACCGATGGAATAGGGTTtggagagggggaagaagacaacgaggaagaaggaagtgtTGCGGGAGCCTCACGCCCCACTGCGAAGAAAGCTTCCGCGAAAACTGCCGCGAAGCCGAAGAAGGCGGcgaaaaaggaaggtaaCGAGAATGCAAAACCGAAGAAAGCCGCGGCCAAGACGGCGAAACCTGCGGGTAGGCGGGGGAGGAAAGCCACTCTTGTCGACTCTGATTCGGAACCGGAGTTTGAGAGCTACAGTTCCGATGACTATTAG